In Porites lutea chromosome 1, jaPorLute2.1, whole genome shotgun sequence, a single genomic region encodes these proteins:
- the LOC140935103 gene encoding QRFP-like peptide receptor, producing MNTTTNVLSSWNCSSLINSAAAKTGKTIALSLILIVSLVGNSLIGIIVYKTPNLRKPINYLIANMTLSDLLFPIFLLPMRLLHLHVDSWLISGLLGQILCKLLAFLVEASSLVSVQSLVLIAVDRFGAVVVPLRSPLFSRKLCPFFILTTWIVAMAVTSPQLFAYKLVENPEEMKCESLWAETFGEKSLVTYMLAGVSVFFYIPMILLVAIYSIILIKLKKQAHPGEQSANAEEQRKKRNRNVLKMAIAIVLAFFLCWIPSYTMLLIKLFSAPKSFIRSSCSFEVCYTVSYYLAFANCAINPTILFISSSNYRQGLKRLVN from the coding sequence atgaacacaacaacaaatGTATTAAGCTCCTGGAACTGCTCCAGTCTAATAAATTCGGCTGCAGcgaaaactggaaaaaccaTTGCCTTAAGTTTGATCCTCATTGTTTCGCTGGTTGGAAACTCTCTCATCGGAATCATTGTTTACAAAACACCAAACTTAAGAAAGCCGATAAATTATTTGATCGCAAACATGACCCTGTCTGACCTGTTGTTTCCAATATTCTTGCTCCCTATGCGGCTATTACACTTACACGTTGACTCGTGGCTTATTAGTGGTCTTCTTGGTCAGATCTTGTGCAAGCTACTGGCTTTTCTTGTTGAGGCATCCTCCTTGGTGTCGGTTCAGAGTTTGGTTCTGATAGCAGTTGATCGATTTGGAGCTGTCGTAGTTCCACTACGTTCCCCACTCTTCAGTCGCAAGCTGTGTCCTTTCTTTATTCTGACAACGTGGATTGTGGCGATGGCCGTTACCTCGCCACAGCTGTTTGCTTACAAACTCGTTGAAAATCCAGAAGAAATGAAGTGCGAGAGTCTGTGGGCGGAAACCTTCGGAGAAAAAAGCTTGGTCACTTACATGCTGGCAGGTGTTAGCGTGTTCTTTTACATCCCAATGATCTTGTTGGTTGCAATTTATTCCATCATCCTGATCAAACTTAAGAAACAGGCACATCCAGGGGAACAGTCGGCCAATGCTGAAGAAcagcgaaaaaaaagaaatcgaaacGTGCTGAAAATGGCCATCGCTATCGTGTTagcgttttttctttgctggaTACCCTCTTACACCATGTTGCTGATAAAGCTGTTTTCGGCACCGAAAAGTTTTATTCGATCCTCTTGTAGTTTTGAAGTGTGTTATACTGTTAGCTACTATCTGGCTTTCGCAAACTGTGCCATAAATCCGactattttgtttatttcaagcAGTAATTATCGCCAAGGTCTTAAGAGACTTGTGAATTAA